The region AAGCCCCAAAATTCACGCTCTAAACCCGGTGCTTGTTTGGTCGCTAGGCCAATCGCTTCAATTAACACTGTGCCTGAACCACACATAGGATCAACAAGCGGTTTACTTGTGTCTTCTAGCCAGCCAGAGCGCATCACCATGGCAGCGGCCAGATTCTCTTTTAACGGCGCCGCGCCGCTGTCTTTGCGGTAACCACGTTGGAATAAGCCTCGGCCAGAGAAGTCTAGGTAAAAGCTGACTTGCCCTTTGAGTAAACGTGCTTGGATGCGAATATCAGGATCTTGTTTACTGACCGATGGGCGCTCTAAATCATTTTCTCTAAAATAATCAACAATGGCGTCTTTTACTGTTAAGCCACCAAATTGACTGTTGCGAATTTCTCGGCTCTTGCCAACAAAATCAATCGCAAACGAATGCTCAGGTGCAAAGCAGTCATCCCACTCCACCGATTTTGCCGCTTGATAAAGTGCATCTTTGTTTTGTGCATCGCCTTCGCTCAGTTTTAGCAAGACTCGGCTCGCTAAACGCGTCCACAAACAAATTTGGTAAGCCTGTGCTAGCTCGGCAGTAAAATAAACCCCCTCTGGCTTTTGCACCACGTTGCTTCCACCTAATTGCTGGATCTCGTCCACCAATAAAATTTCAATACCCGGAGAAGTTAACGCTAAAAATTGATACATAAGAAAAGCCTGGAGATAAAAGTGGCGGCAATTATAAACAAACTGGGTAAGCTGCGATAGTTACTTAGCTAAATACCTGAGTAAGTATTTGTGTGGATGATTGAGTTCAATAGCTTCTGTTAGCCAAGTTGGTTTATTTAACGCCACAAGGTGCAATAATTAAGCAAACAACACTTTTTCGACTCTGTAACTAAATCTGTGTAACTGCCTATTATTAATACCCATATAGGGTTTAGGATAGGTAGTTATGAACAAGAAAGAACTTGAAGTCTTTGCCAAGCAAGCGGCTAAATCCATCAAAACGGAAGCAGATTTAACGAACTTTCGTAAAATGCTTACCAAGGTAACGGTTGAAGCTGCGCTTAATGCGGAGCTGGATGAACACCTTGGTTATGTTCGTCATGAGCAATCCATCAACGATAATTCACGCAATGGCTATTCGCCCAAAACTATACGAACAGAAGATGGCGAGATTGATTTAGATACACCTCGTGATAGAGATTCTAGTTTTGAGCCTCAACTGGTTAAAAAGAATCAAACCCGCTTTACGTCAATGGATGACAAGATTTTATATCTGTATTCCAAAGGCATGACGACTCGTGAAATCGTGTCCACATTCAAGGAAATGTACGATGCAGATGTTTCACCAACACTGATTTCTCGTGTGACTGATGCGGTTATCGCTCAAGTCGTCGAGTGGCAAGCCAGGCCGCTTGATGCTGTTTACCCAATCGTCTATCTCGACTGCTTGGTTGTAAAAATACGCCAAGATAAGCAAGTCATCAACAAAGCCATTTACTTAGCCTTAGGCGTGAATATCGAAGGCCATAAAGAACTTCTAGGTATGTGGATATCAGAAAACGAAGGCGCGAAGTTCTGGCTTAACGTATTAACGGAGCTTCAAAACCGTGGCGTCAAAGATATCCTTATCGCCTGTGTCGATGGCCTTAAAGGTTTCCCTGATGCAATTAATACCGTTTATCCTGACACACAAATTCAGCTTTGTATTGTTCATATGGTGCGTAATTCATTGAAGTTTGTGCCGTGGAAAGACTACAAAGCCATCACGGCTGATTTAAAGCGCATATACCAATCGGTAACTGAAGATGAAGCCTTAATGGCCTTAGAGCAGTTTGAGCAACGCTGGGACAGTAAATATCCCAATATCTCTCGCTCATGGCGAAATAACTGGCAAAACGTTAGTACCATCTTCAATTACCCTGAAGATATCAGAAAAGCTATTTACACCACCAACGCTATTGAATCGCTGAACTCAGTTATACGTAAAGCCATTAAGAAACGTAAGCTGTTCCCACATGACGATTCGGCGAAAAAGGTGGTTTACTTAGCTATTGAGCAGGCATCTAAAAAATGGACGATGCCGATAAGAAATTGGAAATCGGCCTTAAATCGATTTATGATCGAATTCGAAGACCGATTAAAAGATGTTATTTAAAACTGGCAGTTACACAAAATGTGTTACAGGGTCACTTTTTCTCATAAAACTAGTTGCAAATTCTTTTCACACTCCTTAACATACGCATCGCTTCGAAAGACAAGCCGCTTTATTTAGCTCGCTTGTTAAGGTCGTCGGTAACCGACCTCTTAAATCGTTACAATACTTGGCGCGGGATGGAGCAGCCTGGTAGCTCGTCGGGCTCATAACCCGAAGGTCGTCGGTTCAAATCCGGCTCCCGCAACCATTTTGCCCTTGAAGGTACTTTCGTTAAGAAAGTCAACACACTCCAATTGTTCTGATACACTGCTAATCTGCTCTAACAGTGGATCATACTCGGTAATCTTCTTTTCTCTGCCCGTCGCGATAGATAGAATACCCGCCAAGTCGCCATGTAAGTCGACCGTGTACTCTTTACCGCATGCTTTAGGCGTTAGAACGATTCTATCAATTAATCCTCTTAGCAACTCGGCTGCTTCCGTTCTGCTCTCTTCTTTGTTTAACGAAACCCTGAGCGATTTGATCTCTTGTTGGTAGCGTTTCGCCATGCTTGGATGAAGCAGGACTTGAGGCTCGTCCTGCTCTTTTAAATAGGCTTCAATACTATCGCGCCTATTGGCAATTGCCATCAAGCTATCTTTAATCTCTGAGGCTGGAATACCATTTTTAATAGCTTCGATAATGTTTTCTTTGTCTTTAGCGAGTTTAACCAATTCCTTTTTATATCTATCAATTTTTGAATAGCGTGCTTTACGCAACGTATTGATATGTTTTGTATACTCTTCACAAAAAGCATCGATAAGCTCAGACTTCATTAGATGCTTTTGCAATCCGTTAAGTATCGTATTCTCCAAGGCATCTTTTCGGATGGTAAGACGATTGGCGCATGTGCCTTTATTTCTCGAAGTTGAACATCCGTAACGCTCTGCGGAAACCATGCTGATACCACCACCGCAACAGCCACATTTCAATAGATAAGATAGTAAGTTTGGAGGACGCCTCTTTGACTGCAAATTAGGTTTTTCATCCAGTGCCTTTTGCCTATCTTTCACCTTAAGCCAAAGTGCTTGTTCTATAATACGCAAGTGCGGCACTTCGGTAACCTGCCATTCGTCCGAAGGATTTAATCTACTGACCCGTTTACCTGTGTCTGGGTCTTTAATGAACTTCTGACGGTTCCAAACTAACCGCCCGATATAAAGCTCGTTATTGATAATGCCAGTTCCGCGCCTTCTGTTGCCATAGATAGTGCTTGCGCCCCATGCCTTGCCAGACGGACATGGGATATTGTCTGAATTGAGTTTTAAGGCTATTTTCTTGGGAGATACGCCTGCGGCGTAGTCTTTAAATATCTGCCTTACGATGTTGGCTTCTTCCGGAATAATTTCCCGCTCTCCCCTTTCCAGTTCACCGTTTGCACTTAATTGTTTCAAGACCTTGTACCCATAGCAGATACCACCACCTGATTTCCCTTTTTCAACACGGCCACTTAGGCCGCGATGGGTCTTAATGGCGAGGTCTTTTAAAAACAAGGCATTCATGGTGCCTTTAAGGCCGATGTGAATCTCACTGACAATGCCGCCATCACTGAGCGAATAGATTTCTGCTCCGGCAAATTTAATCCGCTTATAAATACCAGCAACATCTTCTTGGTCACGGCTTAAACGGTCTAGCCCTTCGGTCATTACAATGTCGAACATTGACATTTGGGAATGGTGCATTAACGCTTGAATACCCGGACGCAATAACATGCTAGCACCACTAATCCCATGATCGGTATAAACTTGCACGACTTCCCAGCCTTCAGCCTCGGCGCGTGCTTTGCAAATACGAACTTGGTCTTCAATCGAAGAGTCATTTTGAAGTGTTCTGGTCAACTCCAGCCGGACACTTTTCTAAAAGAATTTTCATACTCTACTGGTGACAGATCACTATTAGCTGAATGCAGTCTTTCTAAGTTGTAATACTTCATATAATCGACAACATCATTTTTCATATGCTCACGCGTAGGTTGAGCCACTTTAAGTAACCAATCATGTTTCAAACTGCCAAAGAACCTCTCCACTACTGCGTTATCCCAACAGGCTCCCACATCACCCATACTCGCTCGAATACCAAATTGTTCGAGCAGCTGACGGTAACGCTTACTGGTGTATTGAGAGCCTCGGTCAGAGTGGAATATTAAGCCTTTAGCTGGTTTTCTCAGGTTATAAGCCCTAATCATGGCTTTCATCACTAAGTCAGTCGTCATACGTTTATCTATATGCCAACCAACAATGCGTCGAGAATATAAATCCATCACAACAGCAAGATACATCCAACCTTCGCCTGTTTTTAAATAAGTCACATCACCAGCCCAAATCTGATTTGGCCCCAACGGATTAAAGTTCTGATTAAGCAAATTATCTGCAACTGCATCAGCATGCTTACGCTTCGTTGTTACCTTGTAGGCAACTCGCTGCTTTACTTTTAGGTTTAACGCTTCCATGAGCTTTCGAGTTCTGTGCTTACCAATTTCAAAGCCTTCTTTGCGTAAGTTTTTATGTAGCTCGCGATAGCCCAAGCTTTCACGACTGCGTTTAAACAGCGCTTTAGCTCGCCGATATAAATGAAGCTCTTCTGCCGTAATTAACTTGGCTGGCCGTTTGAGCCATGCATAGTAAGCAGAGCGACTGACTTGCATCACAGCACACATCTTGCGGACGTCATGAGCCTGACTATTGGCTTTGACGAACTCGTACTTTACTTCATTTCTTTCGCAAAGAAGGCGCTTGCCTTTTTTAAGATCTCTTTCTCCACTTTGAGTTCTTTAACTTCTTTTCTCAGTCGTTTTAGCTCTGCTCGTTCACCTTCACTTAACGCATTGCCAGCTTGTTGTTGTTCAAGTTTCGCTTTCCAGTTATAAATGAGTTTAGTTGTAATTCCCAAAGAGGCTGCGGCTTGTGAGACCGTATAGCCTTGCTCAGTCACTAAAGCTACAGCTTCTTGTTTAAATTCGGTTGTATAGGTTTTGTTTTTTCGTTTTGTCATTTAACACCTCAATATTGGAACATTGTCCTTTATTAAAGTGTCCGGCTCAATTAAACCAGTTCAAGTTTATGACATTAAAGTAACGCGTCCAATTGCTGAAGTATGGTAAGGCCAAGCATGATCAATCCGATGCAGAAAAAGCCTGCGCCAAAGGCTCGTTGATTACGCCCGCTGATTTTGTCAAAGGCGTTACCTTCATAAAGGTTTTTAGCCATGCCATGTGTAAAGAATATCACTGCAAAACACAAAGCCGTAACAGGGATAAAAATGGCTAACCCTTCTAATGACCATGTGGCAACGCTGTGCACGAAAGAGACTGAAACAGCGGTAAAGTAAAGTGCACTGAGCAGTATTATTGATAATTTTGCAAAATAAGCGGTAGCTTTATGTAACACGCGCTTTTCATTCAATAGCATCAGGGATGCGCCGTAACAGATCACGGTGCAAGAGACCGCAATAAAGGCGCTCAAGAATGCGACATGCTCCTTAATCACATCATTTGAAAAAGTTTGTAAATCTCCTGCCGTAACATAGGAAATTACAGCAAATACAAAAGTAATCGGCACAACATAATAACCGACATCAACCATTGATTTTAACAGAGCATTATATGACCTGTTTTCTGGCGTGTGAAATTTCATAAATAACCTCTTTGGGCACAAAAAATAAACCAATAGGTTACTTGAATTCAACTAATAAGTGCAATCGTTTATGCAGCCACTAATTTCTCTGGCTGACCGGTAAATAATTCATAAGGTGTTTTATAACCTCTTGTCTTTCTTGGGCGGTGATTGAGCTTATCAACTGCCGCCTGAATTTCTTCTTCACTAAGCGCCATAAAGTCTGTGCCTTTGGGAAAGTAACGTCGCAGTAAACCGTTAGTATTCTCATTGATACCTCGCTCCCACGAAGCGTAAGGGTGGGCGAAGTACACATCCGCTTCTAGCGCTTGAGCAATTCGCTCATGTTGAGCAAATTCTTTACCATTATCGAAGGTAATCGTCAGTACCTTTTCTTTGAGTGGCATAACACTATCAATGATAGCGTCTGCTGTAATATCAGCATGTTTGCTCTCAATACGCCTAACAACGGTATAAAGTGTCTTTCGCTCAACCAGTGTGACAAAGGCGTGTTGGCGCCCTTTTCCTATAACAGTATCACCTTCCCAATCACCAAGACGAGATTTTGTGTCAACTACCGCTGGGCGTTCATCAATACCGACACGGTTCACAAGTTGGCCACGCTTACTATAGCGGCCATAGCGTTTTTGGTATTTTTTACCTGCTCTGGTGAGAGATTTATACAGTTGACCACCTTGGGCTTTATCCTGATAAATATAGCGGTAAATACTCTCATGGTGCAGGGAAAGCTTTTCTTCTAATTTAATCCGTCCAGTAATTTGCTCTGGGCTAAAGTCTTGCTCAAGCAACCACTTAATCCAACCTTGGACCTGCTCTGTGATTTTGACTGACTTAGTAGCCGATTGACGTCTTTGTTTAGCCAATTGGTGAGCTTGTTTTGGTCGATAGCCCCTCAATCCTTTATTGCGTCGTATCTCGCGTGAAATGGATGACGGACTGCGCTCTAAAATTTCAGCTATCTCTTTTTGACTATGTTTTGCTTTTAACAAAGCGTAAATCTGGTATCGTTCAGCTTGTGTCAGCTGTTTGTAGTTCATAAGGCTATTTCCTTTGGCGAGAAAGTAGCCGAACTATAACAGCTGGCCACCTAACCTGAGAAATTGCACTTATTATGCGAATCTAAGTTACGTTTAAATAACTGTAACCGCATAAAGTTAATGTAAGGGCAATTTTCCGGATTTGCCTAATACATACAGTTTCGGCTTAACAGTAATATTGTGTAAAAAGAGGGCGATCTTTTTGCTAAAAATCAAGAAAAGTAAAGACTTCAAGCTGCGCTAGAACCTTGGCAACTTTTCTGATTTTGTCGTTATAATTTTTCATTAAGCATTTATATAGCTATCTATATTCCATACCTTTTTTATATTCAGAAACTTTATATAACTTTATGCCCGTTGCATTTTCTTCTCTAAAAATATCAGCGATTTTTTGATGAATAAAAACGTAACCGGTATTGTCTCCCCCAATTTTAAATATTAGTCGTTTTTCCTCAGGAATTTTATCAAGCACTTCCTGCGATAGAGCGTATTTTTTGACTGGCAATCTATCAGCGTAGGGATTTTCCTGCAATTTCCTTTGACCTATCTTTGATAAAACAGACTTTTCTCTATCAAGGCAGTCAAGTTTCCCCCAGAAATTCATGCACCAGTAATTTTCGTGATATTGCCCTTCATCATCAATGTAAACCGCGGGGTAGAGTTGCATATCCACGAAATCAAAATACTTTAAACGGTCTCTGATTTCATTGCTAATGATCGGAATAGTTCCTTTTAGCATCACAGAAGGGAGCTTGTGCTTGATACCATTTGCAATGTCATCTTCTCTGTAACTGTTTTCAAAAAAAAGAGGCTCTTGACCAATAGTCAATTTTTTATAGCCGAAGCTCCTATCTATCGATTTTTGCAATGCACTTACATACAGGGCTTCATCATTAAAATCGTCTAACACAATATAATATTGTTCATCATAATTGTTCATTGGAATAGCAAGACGCTTAGTTACCGATACTGCATACCATCTTCAAAGTCTGCGACTTTAAATAGCTCGATACCCGTCGCATTTTCTGCTTTAAAAATATCGGCAATTTTTTGATGGATAAAAACATAACCCATATCATCCCCACCCATTTTAAATATTAGTCGGTCTTGCTCTGGGATTTCATCAAGGATTTGCTCTGATAGTGAATACTGCTTTACTGATAGATCATCAGCCAATGGGTCTTCCAATAAATCTTCTTGGCTACTTTTATAGAAAATAGACTTCTCTCTATCTAGGCAATCAAGCCGACCCCCAAAATTCATACACCAGTAATTTTCGTGATAGTGGCCTTCATCATCAATATAAACTGCTGGATATAGCTGCATATCGACAAAATTAAAGTATTTTAGCCGATCGCGTATTTGATTATTAACAATAGGAGTTGGTGCATCAAACAGTATACTTGGTAAAACGTGTTTGATACCTTCTTTATAGCTATTTTCAAAGAATAATGGTTCTTGGCCTAAGGTTAATCGCTCGAATTCAAAATCTCTATCTGCTGACCTTTCCAATGCTTTGATATACAAAGCATCTTCTCGAGATTCGTTGCGAACTATGTAATATTCATCATTGTAGTTTTTCATACTGCTAGGATCAGTGTTTAACGCTTAAAACTGCATACCTTCCTCAAAGTCCGCTACTTTGACTAAATTTACGCCGGATGCTTGTTCTTCATTAAAAATATCGGCAATTTTTTGATGCACAAAGATATATTTAATACCACCTTCTTGCTTGAATATTAGTCGCTCTTCTTCCGGTATTTCATCTAACACCTTACTGTCTAAGTGGTACTTATATATATCACAGCCATCCATATAGTCAGGATCTAACATCTCTTCAGCGGTGAATTTCTCAATTTTTGATTTCTCTCTATCCCAACAGTCCAGCTCTTCCCAGAAGTTCATACACCAATAATTTTCATGGAATGTACCATTATCATCAACATAAACAGCTGGATACAGTTGCATACCAACAAAGTTAAAGAATTTTAAACGGTCTCTAACACGAGTATTAACAATTGGTGTTACCCCTTGTAGTAAAACATCGGTAATGGGGCGCGTTATGCCATTTTGAATATCTTCTTCTTTGTAGCCATTTTCAAAAAATAGTGGCTCTTGCCCCCAGATTAGTCGCTCAAAGCTGTAATCTCTATCAGCGGACTTT is a window of Thalassotalea euphylliae DNA encoding:
- a CDS encoding imm11 family protein; translated protein: MNNYDEQYYIVLDDFNDEALYVSALQKSIDRSFGYKKLTIGQEPLFFENSYREDDIANGIKHKLPSVMLKGTIPIISNEIRDRLKYFDFVDMQLYPAVYIDDEGQYHENYWCMNFWGKLDCLDREKSVLSKIGQRKLQENPYADRLPVKKYALSQEVLDKIPEEKRLIFKIGGDNTGYVFIHQKIADIFREENATGIKLYKVSEYKKGMEYR
- a CDS encoding IS3 family transposase (programmed frameshift); the protein is MTKRKNKTYTTEFKQEAVALVTEQGYTVSQAAASLGITTKLIYNWKAKLEQQQAGNALSEGERAELKRLRKEVKELKVEKENLKKGKRLLCERNEVKYEFVKANSQAHDVRKMCAVMQVSRSAYYAWLKRPAKLITAEELHLYRRAKALFKRSRESLGYRELHKNLRKEGFEIGKHRTRKLMEALNLKVKQRVAYKVTTKRKHADAVADNLLNQNFNPLGPNQIWAGDVTYLKTGEGWMYLAVVMDLYSRRIVGWHIDKRMTTDLVMKAMIRAYNLRKPAKGLIFHSDRGSQYTSKRYRQLLEQFGIRASMGDVGACWDNAVVERFFGSLKHDWLLKVAQPTREHMKNDVVDYMKYYNLERLHSANSDLSPVEYENSFRKVSGWS
- a CDS encoding imm11 family protein, whose product is MKNYNDEYYIVRNESREDALYIKALERSADRDFEFERLTLGQEPLFFENSYKEGIKHVLPSILFDAPTPIVNNQIRDRLKYFNFVDMQLYPAVYIDDEGHYHENYWCMNFGGRLDCLDREKSIFYKSSQEDLLEDPLADDLSVKQYSLSEQILDEIPEQDRLIFKMGGDDMGYVFIHQKIADIFKAENATGIELFKVADFEDGMQYR
- a CDS encoding IS256 family transposase, yielding MNKKELEVFAKQAAKSIKTEADLTNFRKMLTKVTVEAALNAELDEHLGYVRHEQSINDNSRNGYSPKTIRTEDGEIDLDTPRDRDSSFEPQLVKKNQTRFTSMDDKILYLYSKGMTTREIVSTFKEMYDADVSPTLISRVTDAVIAQVVEWQARPLDAVYPIVYLDCLVVKIRQDKQVINKAIYLALGVNIEGHKELLGMWISENEGAKFWLNVLTELQNRGVKDILIACVDGLKGFPDAINTVYPDTQIQLCIVHMVRNSLKFVPWKDYKAITADLKRIYQSVTEDEALMALEQFEQRWDSKYPNISRSWRNNWQNVSTIFNYPEDIRKAIYTTNAIESLNSVIRKAIKKRKLFPHDDSAKKVVYLAIEQASKKWTMPIRNWKSALNRFMIEFEDRLKDVI
- a CDS encoding recombinase family protein translates to MTRTLQNDSSIEDQVRICKARAEAEGWEVVQVYTDHGISGASMLLRPGIQALMHHSQMSMFDIVMTEGLDRLSRDQEDVAGIYKRIKFAGAEIYSLSDGGIVSEIHIGLKGTMNALFLKDLAIKTHRGLSGRVEKGKSGGGICYGYKVLKQLSANGELERGEREIIPEEANIVRQIFKDYAAGVSPKKIALKLNSDNIPCPSGKAWGASTIYGNRRRGTGIINNELYIGRLVWNRQKFIKDPDTGKRVSRLNPSDEWQVTEVPHLRIIEQALWLKVKDRQKALDEKPNLQSKRRPPNLLSYLLKCGCCGGGISMVSAERYGCSTSRNKGTCANRLTIRKDALENTILNGLQKHLMKSELIDAFCEEYTKHINTLRKARYSKIDRYKKELVKLAKDKENIIEAIKNGIPASEIKDSLMAIANRRDSIEAYLKEQDEPQVLLHPSMAKRYQQEIKSLRVSLNKEESRTEAAELLRGLIDRIVLTPKACGKEYTVDLHGDLAGILSIATGREKKITEYDPLLEQISSVSEQLECVDFLNESTFKGKMVAGAGFEPTTFGL
- a CDS encoding IS30 family transposase, producing MNYKQLTQAERYQIYALLKAKHSQKEIAEILERSPSSISREIRRNKGLRGYRPKQAHQLAKQRRQSATKSVKITEQVQGWIKWLLEQDFSPEQITGRIKLEEKLSLHHESIYRYIYQDKAQGGQLYKSLTRAGKKYQKRYGRYSKRGQLVNRVGIDERPAVVDTKSRLGDWEGDTVIGKGRQHAFVTLVERKTLYTVVRRIESKHADITADAIIDSVMPLKEKVLTITFDNGKEFAQHERIAQALEADVYFAHPYASWERGINENTNGLLRRYFPKGTDFMALSEEEIQAAVDKLNHRPRKTRGYKTPYELFTGQPEKLVAA
- a CDS encoding imm11 family protein, whose amino-acid sequence is MSHDYNNEYYILLKPYNDQTLYPTAFQKSADRDYSFERLIWGQEPLFFENGYKEEDIQNGITRPITDVLLQGVTPIVNTRVRDRLKFFNFVGMQLYPAVYVDDNGTFHENYWCMNFWEELDCWDREKSKIEKFTAEEMLDPDYMDGCDIYKYHLDSKVLDEIPEEERLIFKQEGGIKYIFVHQKIADIFNEEQASGVNLVKVADFEEGMQF